Proteins found in one Nitrosopumilus maritimus SCM1 genomic segment:
- a CDS encoding M24 family metallopeptidase, producing MKQRRKNLLKHAQKIGCDTLVTFEPENLFYMTGFWGEAIGLLEKNGKTTIIAPELEVGRAKDESEDCDVITAERGTGLVTSLVKKIKKNRVCTDCQNYSIMTSLKKSIPKIKSSTEPFYNARIIKDENEIKILKKASKIIDEMFETCSKKIKVGQKESELQTILMTYAMEQQMFDTGYKSTLNPLIIAGGPNGALPHAQVTQRKFKKGDLVVTDLTLRYKGYVSDATRTFAIGNVSSQTKEAYEIVKESQKLGLKAVKPNANCKDVDFACRKYIDDKNYGQYFIHSTGHGIGLEVHELPTVSYRSDTKLKENMAITVEPGIYIENKFGIRIEDSLIVKERPIVMHKFTKDLITI from the coding sequence GTGAAACAACGTAGAAAAAATCTACTAAAACACGCCCAAAAGATCGGTTGTGATACATTAGTTACTTTTGAGCCTGAAAACCTCTTTTACATGACTGGGTTTTGGGGCGAAGCAATAGGCCTGTTAGAAAAAAATGGCAAAACCACCATTATTGCACCTGAACTTGAGGTTGGAAGAGCAAAAGATGAATCTGAAGACTGTGATGTAATTACAGCAGAACGTGGAACTGGTCTTGTAACTTCGCTTGTAAAGAAAATAAAGAAAAATCGCGTTTGTACTGATTGCCAAAATTACTCTATAATGACATCTTTGAAAAAATCTATTCCAAAAATAAAATCCTCTACAGAACCATTTTACAACGCTCGTATAATCAAAGACGAAAATGAGATCAAAATCCTCAAAAAAGCATCCAAAATCATTGATGAAATGTTTGAAACCTGTTCAAAAAAGATCAAAGTGGGCCAAAAAGAGTCAGAATTACAAACAATTTTGATGACTTATGCAATGGAGCAACAAATGTTTGATACTGGATACAAATCTACTCTGAATCCTCTAATTATCGCTGGAGGCCCCAATGGTGCATTGCCTCATGCTCAAGTAACACAAAGGAAGTTCAAAAAAGGTGATCTTGTTGTAACTGATCTTACACTAAGATACAAAGGATATGTTTCTGATGCAACAAGAACATTTGCAATAGGAAATGTTTCATCGCAAACTAAAGAAGCATATGAAATTGTTAAAGAATCTCAAAAACTTGGATTAAAAGCTGTAAAACCAAATGCAAATTGTAAGGATGTTGATTTTGCATGCAGAAAATACATTGATGATAAAAATTATGGACAATACTTTATTCATTCAACTGGTCATGGAATTGGATTGGAAGTTCACGAACTTCCTACTGTTTCATACAGGAGTGACACAAAACTTAAAGAAAATATGGCAATTACTGTAGAACCTGGAATCTATATCGAAAATAAATTTGGAATACGAATAGAAGATTCTTTGATTGTAAAGGAAAGACCTATTGTTATGCACAAATTCACTAAAGATTTAATCACAATTTGA
- a CDS encoding DUF814 domain-containing protein, giving the protein MTEEKEKKKVVALLSGGLDSQLAVRMMQEQGFDVSAVAIKTPFCDFDCGRGCGFEIRERADDLNVNLKTVYLGDEYIEMLKNPKHGIGAGFNPCIDCRAMMFDAAKKHMEEIGAEFIVSGEVLGQRPMSQHRPALRTIEKESDLVGKIVRPLSAALLPETIPEKEGLIKRENLGMIRGRTRRNQLDMAKQYGIENPPNAGGGCLLTEPQFGIKAKDLFNHVENPTINDIDLLKIGRHFRLDEETKFVVGRNKDENEMIKAIALPNDILLEAKDHVGPTSILRGKNAKDHTKFAAAVTLRYSDAPKNQSEIVLVKNGDDSEEISAKSIEEEDYIKFRI; this is encoded by the coding sequence GTGACTGAAGAAAAAGAGAAGAAAAAAGTTGTTGCATTATTGTCTGGAGGTCTAGACAGTCAGCTTGCTGTTAGAATGATGCAAGAGCAAGGATTTGATGTCTCTGCAGTTGCAATAAAGACTCCATTTTGTGATTTTGATTGTGGAAGAGGTTGTGGATTTGAAATTAGAGAGAGAGCAGATGATCTTAATGTAAATTTGAAGACAGTATATCTTGGTGATGAATATATCGAGATGCTAAAAAATCCAAAACACGGAATCGGTGCTGGATTTAATCCATGTATTGATTGCAGAGCTATGATGTTTGATGCTGCAAAAAAACACATGGAAGAGATCGGAGCAGAATTTATTGTATCAGGAGAAGTGTTAGGGCAACGCCCAATGAGTCAACATAGACCTGCATTAAGAACTATTGAAAAAGAATCAGATCTTGTAGGAAAAATTGTTAGACCATTATCTGCTGCATTGTTACCAGAAACAATTCCTGAAAAAGAAGGATTGATCAAAAGAGAAAATCTTGGAATGATAAGAGGTAGAACAAGAAGGAACCAATTAGACATGGCAAAACAATATGGAATTGAAAACCCTCCCAATGCAGGAGGAGGTTGTTTGTTAACAGAACCACAATTTGGAATTAAAGCTAAAGATCTTTTTAATCATGTTGAAAATCCAACAATCAACGATATTGATTTGTTAAAAATTGGAAGGCATTTCAGATTAGACGAAGAAACAAAATTTGTTGTTGGTAGAAACAAAGATGAAAATGAAATGATCAAAGCAATAGCATTACCAAATGATATTTTACTTGAAGCAAAAGATCATGTTGGACCAACATCAATTCTAAGAGGTAAAAATGCAAAAGATCATACAAAATTTGCAGCAGCTGTAACTCTAAGATATTCAGATGCTCCAAAAAACCAATCAGAAATTGTTTTGGTAAAAAATGGAGACGATAGTGAAGAAATTAGTGCTAAAA